The genomic segment aactggctgctggttcaGTGTTCTCTACTCtaggcaagaaagcaaaaaagcgTACTTCCCAAAACGTCAAATTATCCTTTTAAGATCTCAAATGCGGCTGTAAAATGAGCTGTGCTTCTTTTACATAAGAACTGTGGACGTGAGACCAGAGTGGAAATGACTGGATGTCACTATCTCACACCAGGGTTCATACTGTAGTGCTTCTCtcatttacagcagcacagtgcAACAGTGACATTGTTACTCGCCCTGGAGGCCTTTTTCACTGGTGTACTAAGTAActttaatgatggctctgttgtcccagtaagccatgctAGTGAACCAGTATGCACAATAAAAGGGACCCTGGATCTGACTGAAATAAATGGACTGCAGCCAACATTATCAGCCTGTGCTTTTCTCACAAAGGTTCATCACCTTGCATTGCTctatgtgtctttgtgtttttgttttttctgcctctttacGCTCAAGCGAATATACTTTTTAGAGGCGCTTTTTCCATCAGCCTTCCACTTGTTCCACCATTTGCCGTCGCCACAAACCCTGAAAGCTTTCTTTCTGCTCCGGCTGGAGCAAGAGCGCCCTCTTCCTGTTCTTTTGCAGTAAAACACCACGGCACGTTTACTGTGAAATCTGACCAGTGGCACCGTCTGCATGCAGAAGGCCGCTCAAGGCTGCCAACTGtggtcttgtttgtttgcagcgATTGCGCTGTTGTCTTGGTATTAATGTGGCAGTTGTTTATCGATGCAGACTAACCCTGCACGTCGCACCTGTATGCTGAACTGTAAGCCGCTTCGTGATACTGCAGTTTTGTGTTCCAGCTGAGGGGATACACCAGTTGACTGAGTGAATGTGGATCTGATGGCATGCGTGATATGATGCTCTCAGTAAATTAGATAAAGGTGCCGTCTGTTCTATTGCTGTGCTGTTTGGTTGCAAGACACATGATGATCACAATCAGACATTTCTGGCTACCTGTCATTTCCTGCTGAGTCACTGGCATCCCCCCTCTCCAACGGGCCCTTTTGTTGCCGAAGACGGTCAAAATGGCTGGGCGGCCAAGGTAAAgtgctgcagtctctctctctcacacacacacacacacacacacacacacacacgacatacagtatgtctgcctGTATTCAATGATGAGTCCTCAGTCAGATGAACTGACCTGTAATCTTGCGTGTGGTCCACTGAGTTCTTTCGACCTCGCTGTGAAGCTGAAATATGAGCTGTGAGGAGCTAGCGGTCATTatggggtgtgtttgtgtatcttcAGCGCCGCCCTGCAGCTTTACATCCTGGAAACTGACCAGTTGAGTGACCAATACCCCACAGTCTTCTTGGCCACTGCCTGGGAGGCTTAAACGCATTGTATTGTATgacactcagttgccagtttattaggtacacctatcTTAAACTGATGCAGTCTAATCCAACAGTCCTGCGATAAATCcccccttcatgaaggttataacaGTTCCAGCGAGGTGCTGGTTCAACTGCGTAGTCATTTTCGGAGGACGCAGTTTGAGGTTACACAGAGAGGTATTTAACCTAACTTAGATTGTCGTGATAGACTGCATTACTTTTAGATAGGCgcacctaataaactggtaactgagCGTGTATGCAAGGGAAGGCAGTGACCTCAGTGTGAAGACGTCACAAGATGACAAGAGGTGCTGTGAAAAGAGTGATGATGTGCTTTTTGTTTACACGTGCTCAGCATCAGCCATGGTCTGCTGGACATGTGATGCACCACTGGTGCTTTAGCACCCCCTAGTGGTCTATCTGTCTAtcacaacataaaataaatacacattaaacGCAGCTGCAAACACACCGTCTCCCACTTGATGAAAGAAGATTTTAAAAAGCCTGTGTTTAAAGACAAGAACTCAAAACAGATCCAGAGATTCATTGAGGATATGTTGTTGCTGAGCTTTATGTTTATTGACTTAAGGCCAAGTCAAGTAGGTGACTGCTGGTGTGAAGAAAACTATTTAACTTGCAGTGTAAAGATTATTTTCCACTTTtgcgctaaaaaaaaaagcattatgtTGTTATGATTCATTCTCATTGCAAGAATAGCACCATCCGAAATGGTCTAATGTGATTTAGAATGACTTGGCAGTGGCTTTCCACTGTTTGGGCTGTTTTCCAGACGGCCAGTGAGAAAAGGAGCACTGGGGGCGCCTTGTGTGGTGTTAGGAGGTGGTGAGGCTGCAGTCCCGTGGGCGGCTGTTCTCTCGTGTGCAGGGGCgtggccctcctcctcctcctcctcctcctgtctggaTCAGGACCAAGGCCAGCGACAGCTCTGCGCAGCACCGAAACGCCACACAGGCCGCACACGCCTTTTTTCTTCTACCGTGCGGTGATAGCTCACTCTGGCTCAGGACAACTGCACACATTATGGATACGATGTTAATGCACCAAAACATCTGGGAGACCAGGGTCACACGCGTTTGTGTAGAGTTTATATTGGGGGGGGCTTTGGTGGTTGTGCTGACTTATGATGAGGACTGCAGTGTTTATGCgtggagaaaaataaacacatcataACTTAATATTGTTATAACTAACTTACAATCCACCGCTGGAGCGTAGGTGAGACTGcgatgatgtgatgtgtgagtGCAAGAATCAGGGCCACTATAATGAGCCTCATCCCGCATTCCGATATtgcggaggtgtgtgtgtgtgtgtgtgtgtgggcggctGGATGCAGACTGCAGCACCAAAAACACACTCCGGCGCACAGCTCTACACATCGATCCCATTTGCCATTCTGCTGggacagcaaagaaaaactgcaaTGACAGCGGGCAGGATGCACCGGGGTAACGTGAGAGAGTCCAGTGGGATAATAAATGTACGGGGGGGGGAATGGGATTACACGTTTATTTCAAGTCAGAACATGAAAGGACATCTTAATGAGTTCATAACTTAATGACAAGTTCAATAGATGCGGACGCTCTCGACTATAGAGCCCTTATACAAAACCTGATCTTCACTGAGAGTTGCTGTGTGTTGACGCCTGAgcagaaaaggcagaaaagaggAGCTGCATGAGTGAATTCGTGTCTCCCCAGGGGGGGTGGAGGCTTTCTGCAAAAGCTTGCAGGTTTCCCCCCGTCTTCTGTTGTCCCTGCGTCAAATGATGCGCCGGCGCCTTCACTATAAAAGCACCTGCTCTGGCCAGACATCACTCgcatctcactttctctctctctctcacacacactcaccctcacacactcctgaactccacacacacacactctctctctctcccccgtaCAGAGCAGCAGGACCGGACACCACCAACGTGAAGGAAACATGAGTTACTCCAACgagatttacagcagcagctcctaTCGGAAGATCTTCGGAGATGCCCCCCGGTCCGGCCGCGTGGGTCTGGGCAGCAGCAGCCCGTCCCGCATGCACTCTGCGGGATACCGCAGCACCCACCGCACCTATGGTTCCCCCTCCGTGATGTCCTCCACCACCTACCGCAGGACAGCGGCGCCCGGCCGCGTCTTCTCCTCCATGCCGGACTCCATGATGGACCTGACCCAGTCCACCGCGGTCACCAACGAGCTCAAGATCATCCGCACCAACGagaaggagcagctgcagggccTCAACGACCGCTTCGTGTCCTTCATTGAGAAAGTGCACAACCTGGAGCAGCAGAACAAGGTCCTGGAGGCAGAGGTCACGCTGCTGCGGCAGCGCCACAACGAGCCCTCGCGCCTGCACGAGCTGTACGAGCAGGAGATCCGCGAGCTGCGGGCGCGCGTGGAAGAGCTGACGCACGAGAAGAGCCAGATGCACCTGGACTGCGTGCAGATGAACGACACGCTGGAGCGCGTGagggagaagctggaggaggagagcaggctGCGCGAGGAGGCGGAGAACACCCTGAAGGGCTACCGTAAGGACGTGGACGACGCCACCTTGGCGCGcctggagctggagaagaaggTGGAGTCTCTGCTGGACGAGATCGCCTTCCTCAGGAAAGTTCacgaggaggagctgcaggagctgcaggcgTCTCTGCAGGCTTCACaggtaaacccccccccccccccccccccccactgtgtTCTGACGACCTGTGGGTCCACGCACTGACAGGGGGTACTTAGGTCCGCTTGTCAGATTTATTATCTACCACTAGTTTCAATGTCACACTGCCACTAACACTCTAATATCCCCCAGTGCTCATAGCCTGCAGTGTTCAATGTcatcactatatatatatatatataatataactaCAGGGACTGAGGCGTGTGGACTGACTAACTTTACAGTGACCGTATCAAACTGTATTCCTTCATGGCTTCACTAGACCAGAACCTTCCTATAATATAATAGTATCAGGTTACTCATACACCGATGATAATACAAGTACGTACTCCAAGTCAAATACGCACTACGCGATATTCAAAGTTAGTCGCACACGCAGCTCCGccacaactgtgtgtgtattcgcaAGTTTCCGGCAATATTGCAGTGGTTCAGTGGCCTGCTGTGTCCTCCTCTCACTGCGCACTGGATAATTGATGGCACCGGGTAATTGATGGCACTGGGTAATTGATGGCACTGCAGTTCCGTTTCAGGCACCGCGCGCTGTCCCCTCCCTCCGCCTCTCGGGGTCTCGAGCGCCCCCGCAGCGTCCCACGCGCTCCGTCACGCCCCCGTGCAAACTTTAAGCTGTCACGGCTAAAAGACGGTATCTGTGTTTTCCCCGGAAGCACTCGGTGCCGGTCCGGCCGTCGATGCCAATTTGTACAAAGTGCGTCGTAGAAGTGTAACGTTATTCTCTGTGGGGGTGTTATGTGAGTGTCATGTTACAGGGGTGTCTCCTCAAAATATAAATACGCTTAGTTTAGCAAAACCCCGCcattagctagctaatatttTGGGGGGTAATGGCGATGTTTCCATCAAAGGAGGCGAgtagagggggagggggggagggaggtaAAATGCGGAGAAATAGCGCATAATCCAGGGGTGTGGTCGTCCCAGGGGGCGGCAGACAGGGCCAACCCCGTGAGATACacaattgtttttgtgtgcatttcaaGCTGGACTgctgtaacagcagcagcagtcacagtttgacaaaaaaaaagaaaagtttaggACAGAACAGAAGACGCTGTGGTTCAAATGCATCAATAGCCCAATATCGACTCTCTGAGTCACGATGTATGGAACAGCGTTAGAGCTCGTCATGTTGCAGATGGAGCTAAACGAAAGAAGATGCAAAGCGAAGACATTGAAGTGAATAAGGGCTGCAGCAACTTTCACTGCAACTAGAAATCAATCCATCGAATGTGAAGTGGTGTTAAGTCAGGCAGTGGAGTGATGGTTGCTGGGTAGATTTCTCCAGGGGCTCTCCTCTTTCCTGCAGGGAACATTATCGCCATGTAAGCTATTGACAGCACAGCTCTCTCCAGCAGAGCGTCCTGAGTCAGCAGTCGATTCATCAGCCCTGCAGCAGCTCGTCAACACACGGCTCACcttatacatatatgtatatgtataccaGGAGAAATGCAGTCATGTGCATTGAAACCAGCTGTGAGCAACAGAGAAAATAGCGtttaaaaataagtaaaataacatttccaGCTTTTTTGTCACCCATGGTGAAATGCAAACCAGTATCTTAAAGTATCTTCAAATTACAGACACCGCTGTTCAAAGAACAGACACTACGAGAGTCAACAGCCCAGTAGAACAGATGTATTCAGGGCACAAAGTTTTCCCACCTGAAGCAGGGATTCAAACTGGTGACTTTTCCTGCCCGTTACATAGGCCACTTGGCTCTTCTTGGCAAATGCGATTGCTCCATAATCAAAATGAACGCTTATCAGGGCTAAAATCTACTTACATAACTCAAAAGAATGTATAAGCAGtaagaaagaaatgacaataaagcatttcaaacaaaatgtgaacaatTGTGCAGTTCTGTAAATGTATACATATAGTGTGTATTACTAAAGTTTTAAATGGTACTGCAGTTAGTTTCAGATCTGACTTCCATACGTCCGTACGTTATTCCCCTCTCCCACGTCCAGGTGTCAGTGGAGATGGACATGAGCAAACCGGACCTGACTGCTGCCCTGAAGGACATCCGGGCTCAGTATGAGAACCTGTCAGCCAGGAACCAGGCCCAGGCAGAGGATTGGTACCGCTCCAAGTTTGCCAGCGTGACCGAGGCGGCTGCCCGCAACCAGGACTCCATCAAGCACTCAAAGGAGGAGCTGAGTGAGTACCGCAGGCAGGTGCAGGCCCGCACCCTGGAGATCGAGTCCCTCAGGGGCCACAACGAGGCCCTGGAGAGGCAGATTGCCGAGATGGAGGATCGCCATAACAATGAAATGGGAGAGATGCAGGTACGTAAACGACACAGGGTAGCGAgattttgtttcgttttttaaattttgttttatgatttgaTTAACCTTTATTTACTTTGCTAGGGAGACCTGAGCAAGATGGCAGCATAAAGagtttcagacaaaacaaaacaaaatcaggcAACAGATAAAACAATACTAAAAACAGTAAATAACACAAGCCATAAGGCTAAAGCTAATAACAGAGACAATTTACAATGGAGTCATTTACAACAGAAATTACAATGGTGTTGAATTGTGACACAGATATCAGACTCATCAATTAAAGTCTCAAGGACACTCTGCATGGTGGACACTGATGAAGGACAATTAGAGGAGCGTCTTTTGTGAATCACTAATATTAATATCGAGCACACTCCTTGTTCAGTGTGACAAGACAAAAGTGAAAATCTTCATCAGCACATCTTCAATCTATCTATTCTAGAGAGCATGAGAAAATGATTAGTATTTCAtaatatgactgtgtgtgtgtgtgtgtgtataggatACCGTTCAGCA from the Enoplosus armatus isolate fEnoArm2 chromosome 4, fEnoArm2.hap1, whole genome shotgun sequence genome contains:
- the neff1 gene encoding low molecular weight neuronal intermediate filament; amino-acid sequence: MSYSNEIYSSSSYRKIFGDAPRSGRVGLGSSSPSRMHSAGYRSTHRTYGSPSVMSSTTYRRTAAPGRVFSSMPDSMMDLTQSTAVTNELKIIRTNEKEQLQGLNDRFVSFIEKVHNLEQQNKVLEAEVTLLRQRHNEPSRLHELYEQEIRELRARVEELTHEKSQMHLDCVQMNDTLERVREKLEEESRLREEAENTLKGYRKDVDDATLARLELEKKVESLLDEIAFLRKVHEEELQELQASLQASQVSVEMDMSKPDLTAALKDIRAQYENLSARNQAQAEDWYRSKFASVTEAAARNQDSIKHSKEELSEYRRQVQARTLEIESLRGHNEALERQIAEMEDRHNNEMGEMQDTVQQLEAALRSTKGEMSRHLREYQDLLNVKMALDIEIAAYRKLLEGEECRLSSVGGAMVQSGYPGFSYMSARTYTLGAYRKYGAKPEEEEEEAEEEEEDEGEENEGEGEEGEEGEEGDDQEEGEGEGEGEGEEEEEEEEEEEEEKPKEKEEKEKKKESPAGKNSKS